A single window of Capsicum annuum cultivar UCD-10X-F1 unplaced genomic scaffold, UCD10Xv1.1 ctg74883, whole genome shotgun sequence DNA harbors:
- the LOC124894534 gene encoding uncharacterized protein LOC124894534 → MSKLIHFWFFLIGVNCFFREMTRWILWKKKSMLPSKNSKELHSTDQLELEAGNVADQKVNNTADEKAEAAADGKIEAATDEKVDAAADGKGDAAVDGEVFTPSPVGFVLDKPWCRLISEYPEVLD, encoded by the exons ATGAGTAAATTGATtcatttttggttctttttgatTGGTGTGAATTGTTTTTTTAGGGAGATGACTAGGTGGATACTTTGGAAAAAAAAATCGATGCTGCCATCTAAGAATTCAAAGGAGTTACACTCAACTGATCAACTAGAACTTGAAGCTGGCAACGTAGCTGACCAAAAAGTTAACAACACAGCTGACGAAAAGGCTGAGGCCGCGGCTGACGGAAAAATTGAGGCTGCAACTGACGAAAAAGTTGATGCTGCGGCTGACGGAAAAGGTGACGCTGCAGTGGACGGTGAAGTTTTTACACCTTCCCCAGTAG GTTTTGTATTGGACAAGCCTTGGTGCCGACTCATATCAGAGTATCCGGAGGTTTTAGATTAG